In one Henriciella litoralis genomic region, the following are encoded:
- a CDS encoding class I adenylate-forming enzyme family protein, whose amino-acid sequence MHYAELSKAREELTGPGGDFEIVEEDILGNRIRTYKNAPPSVREVWLATAEFADRDYLVYEDERLTYGETHQRVASLASWMLDQGVKPGDRVAISMRNYPEWMQIYWACACVGITVVGMNAWWTAEEMSYALSDSEPKILFLDVERLARIGEKPDMAEGLKLVGVRIDNLPDGITPWQDVIAREAPLPDVTVDPDSDACIFYTSGTTGFPKGAQLTHRGCVANLMNMLYARASGARAMNLATGEVPPDPLPIPVGLIPTPLFHVTANNCGAYAITAAGGKMVLMYRWDAGEALRLIEREKVTGLSGVPVMAREVINHPDFDKTDTSSLMTLGGGGAQVPPDLVQKIDDKVATARPNTGYGMTETCGIITSLAADFFIDKPDSAGPYMPNFEAKCVNDAGEAVPQGELGELWVRGSSVIKGYINRPEATADSITDGWLHTGDIARIDEHGFIFIVDRKKDMVLRGGENIYCAEVEAALYRNGAIAECSVFGVPDERLGEEVGAAIVVKPGESLTEEDVRAHCASIMAKHKIPRYIWLRYEPLPRNASGKFLKKDLKKELTESLSS is encoded by the coding sequence ATGCATTACGCTGAGCTATCAAAAGCGCGAGAAGAGCTGACCGGACCTGGCGGCGATTTCGAAATTGTTGAGGAAGACATCCTTGGCAATCGCATCCGCACCTACAAGAACGCCCCGCCGAGCGTGCGTGAAGTCTGGCTTGCGACCGCTGAATTCGCTGACCGGGACTATCTGGTCTACGAAGATGAGCGCCTGACTTATGGTGAGACGCATCAACGCGTCGCCTCCCTCGCATCATGGATGCTGGATCAGGGCGTAAAGCCGGGAGATCGCGTCGCAATTTCCATGCGCAACTATCCCGAATGGATGCAGATCTACTGGGCCTGCGCTTGCGTGGGAATCACCGTCGTCGGGATGAATGCCTGGTGGACGGCCGAGGAAATGTCCTATGCGCTGTCAGACTCAGAGCCGAAAATCCTGTTTCTCGACGTCGAGCGGCTGGCGCGGATTGGCGAAAAACCTGACATGGCTGAAGGCCTCAAACTTGTTGGCGTCCGTATCGACAATCTGCCTGATGGGATCACCCCCTGGCAGGATGTCATTGCCAGGGAAGCTCCTTTGCCGGACGTTACAGTCGACCCGGATTCCGACGCTTGTATCTTCTACACATCTGGCACGACCGGCTTTCCCAAGGGCGCACAGCTCACCCATCGCGGCTGCGTCGCGAACCTGATGAACATGCTCTATGCCCGGGCTTCGGGCGCACGCGCCATGAACCTCGCAACCGGTGAAGTCCCGCCAGACCCGCTGCCCATCCCCGTCGGCCTCATCCCCACGCCGCTGTTCCACGTCACCGCCAACAATTGCGGCGCATATGCGATCACGGCGGCAGGCGGAAAAATGGTGCTGATGTATCGCTGGGATGCTGGCGAGGCGCTGCGTCTGATTGAGCGCGAGAAAGTTACGGGCTTGAGCGGCGTGCCCGTTATGGCGCGGGAAGTGATCAACCATCCCGATTTTGACAAGACAGACACGTCCAGCCTGATGACGCTCGGCGGCGGCGGCGCACAAGTGCCACCAGACCTCGTTCAGAAGATTGACGACAAGGTCGCCACAGCCCGCCCGAACACCGGCTATGGCATGACCGAGACCTGCGGGATCATCACCTCGCTTGCAGCTGACTTCTTCATCGACAAGCCCGACAGCGCCGGCCCTTACATGCCGAACTTTGAGGCCAAATGCGTCAACGATGCCGGCGAGGCCGTCCCGCAGGGCGAACTGGGTGAGCTTTGGGTGCGCGGCTCGTCCGTCATCAAGGGCTATATCAACCGCCCCGAGGCGACCGCCGATTCCATCACCGATGGCTGGCTTCACACCGGGGATATCGCCCGCATCGACGAGCACGGCTTCATCTTCATCGTGGACCGCAAGAAGGACATGGTTCTACGCGGCGGCGAGAATATCTATTGCGCTGAGGTTGAGGCCGCTCTCTACCGCAATGGCGCGATTGCCGAGTGCTCTGTGTTCGGCGTTCCGGACGAGCGTCTCGGCGAGGAAGTTGGGGCCGCGATCGTCGTTAAACCCGGCGAGTCTCTGACCGAAGAGGATGTCCGGGCCCATTGCGCGTCGATCATGGCGAAGCACAAGATCCCCCGCTACATCTGGCTGCGCTACGAGCCCCTGCCCCGCAATGCCAGCGGCAAATTCCTGAAAAAAGACCTCAAGAAAGAGCTGACCGAGTCTCTTTCCAGCTAA
- a CDS encoding acetyl-CoA C-acetyltransferase — protein MTDAYICAAVRTAGGRRGGRLSGIHANDLGAKALDAVVARAGIDPASIDDVIFGCVTQAGEQAGQVARNCVLASSLPDSVPAVTIDRQCGSSQQAVQFAAQAVMSGTQDVVIAGGVESMSRAPMGSNFLPGTGISPISQAIKDKYSIKGFSQFVGAEMVAKKHGFTRDQTDAFGVESQRRAAAATEAGAFEDEIVPVEIVTPEGETEMHVTDEGIRPGTTMDALAGLKTMAEDGILTAGTASQICDGSSAVLVASAEAVKRHGLTPLARIHNLTVTAGDPVIMLEEPLFATDKALQRAGMKMSDIDLYEVNEAFASIPMAWLKHTGADPDKLNVNGGAIALGHPLGATGTKLMTTLIYGLKARGKRWGLQTMCEGGGIANVTIIEMA, from the coding sequence ATGACAGACGCTTACATCTGCGCCGCCGTCCGAACCGCTGGTGGACGGCGCGGCGGACGCCTCTCAGGTATTCACGCAAACGACCTTGGCGCCAAGGCGCTGGACGCGGTCGTCGCCCGGGCCGGGATCGATCCGGCCTCGATTGATGATGTGATCTTCGGCTGTGTGACGCAAGCTGGCGAGCAGGCCGGGCAGGTGGCGCGCAACTGTGTCCTCGCTTCCTCTCTGCCGGATAGCGTCCCCGCCGTCACGATTGACCGCCAATGCGGGTCTTCGCAGCAGGCCGTCCAGTTCGCCGCGCAGGCCGTGATGTCAGGCACGCAGGATGTTGTGATCGCCGGCGGCGTCGAATCGATGTCGCGCGCCCCGATGGGCTCGAACTTCCTGCCGGGGACGGGCATCTCGCCCATCTCGCAGGCGATCAAGGACAAGTATAGCATCAAGGGTTTCAGCCAGTTCGTCGGCGCCGAAATGGTCGCGAAGAAGCACGGCTTTACCCGCGATCAGACCGATGCGTTCGGCGTTGAGAGCCAGCGCCGCGCCGCCGCTGCGACGGAGGCGGGCGCTTTTGAGGATGAGATCGTGCCGGTTGAGATCGTTACGCCAGAAGGCGAGACCGAGATGCACGTCACCGATGAGGGCATTCGTCCGGGCACCACGATGGACGCGCTCGCCGGGCTGAAGACGATGGCGGAAGACGGCATCCTCACCGCCGGGACCGCCAGCCAGATCTGCGACGGCTCGTCGGCTGTTCTGGTGGCATCGGCAGAGGCGGTGAAGCGCCACGGTCTGACGCCGCTCGCGCGGATCCACAATCTCACAGTTACGGCTGGCGACCCGGTCATCATGCTTGAGGAGCCGCTGTTTGCGACCGACAAGGCGCTTCAGCGGGCCGGTATGAAGATGAGCGATATCGATCTCTATGAGGTCAATGAAGCGTTCGCCTCAATCCCGATGGCCTGGCTGAAGCACACGGGCGCCGACCCGGACAAGCTCAACGTCAATGGCGGCGCCATTGCGCTCGGGCACCCGCTTGGCGCGACCGGCACGAAGCTGATGACGACGCTGATCTATGGCCTGAAGGCGCGCGGCAAGCGCTGGGGCCTGCAGACCATGTGTGAAGGCGGCGGCATCGCGAACGTCACCATCATCGAGATGGCCTAG
- a CDS encoding DoxX family protein, which yields MHWIAILIIAVWMLAGGVAHFIVPTYFYPIVPDWMPELAVVYVSGIVEIAIGVGVLLPRTRALAGLAFAALCLGFLPLHVWDFFRPDPVFEVPVAASIRIAVQFVLIGLGLWLWQRGRTPKA from the coding sequence ATGCACTGGATCGCCATTCTCATCATCGCCGTATGGATGCTCGCCGGCGGGGTAGCCCACTTCATCGTACCCACCTATTTCTATCCGATCGTGCCGGACTGGATGCCGGAGCTTGCCGTGGTCTACGTCTCCGGCATTGTCGAGATCGCGATTGGCGTTGGCGTGCTCTTGCCACGGACCCGCGCGCTGGCGGGCCTCGCTTTTGCCGCGCTCTGCCTTGGCTTTCTGCCGCTGCATGTCTGGGATTTTTTCCGCCCGGACCCGGTGTTCGAGGTGCCCGTTGCGGCGAGCATCCGGATTGCCGTGCAGTTTGTCCTGATCGGGCTCGGCCTATGGCTCTGGCAGCGTGGGCGAACACCCAAGGCCTGA
- a CDS encoding cold-shock protein — MTQGTVKFYNDQKGFGFIAPDQGGDDVFVHATALERCGMQALNEGQKVQFTTAVDPRKGKTAVDQIEAA; from the coding sequence ATGACCCAAGGCACAGTTAAATTCTACAACGACCAAAAAGGTTTTGGTTTTATTGCACCCGACCAGGGCGGCGACGACGTGTTCGTTCACGCCACGGCTCTGGAACGCTGCGGCATGCAGGCCCTCAATGAAGGCCAAAAAGTCCAGTTCACGACCGCCGTCGACCCCCGCAAGGGCAAGACCGCCGTCGACCAGATCGAAGCAGCCTAG